The genomic interval ATCAAATTTAAAAGTTGATTAACTTCGGTTTTAAACTTTCGTTTTGCCATTTTTTATGTCCTTTTTTAAAAAATTTTTAGCAGATTATATTATAAATTGACAAAATTTTCAAGTTTTTTATAAAATTTTATAAAGAAAGTTGATAGAAAGTATATCAATTTAGTGAATAATTTTTGCCGTATAAATTCCCAAAAAACAAAAAATCAGACATAAAATTATACTCATAGTGATATTTAGAAAAAATTTTGAAATTTCGCCGTGATTTAAAAAAACAGCATTCTCATAAGTAAATGTAGAAAACGTCGTCAAAGCACCCAAAAGTCCTGTAACTAAAAAATTTTTAAAATTATAATTTATCGCGTAAGTCGTGGCGATGTTTAAAACAAAACCGATTATGAAAGAGCCGATAATATTTACACATATTGTCGCAATAAAAATATACTTTTGAGAAAAAAATTGAGCAAATCCAAAATAAAACAAAAATCTCAAAATAGCGCCTACAAATCCGCCCGTTCCAACGCACAAAATCGTATAAAACATTTTTACCTCAAATTTTTGAAATTTTTCAAATATAAATTTTAAATAAGTGTAACTTTAAGTTTATGGTTTTCCAAACTTGCCGGTTTTTCGCCGCTAGCAAGAGCTAGAAATTCATCAAATTTCAACACGTAAAAATTCGGTAAATCACGATTTGAAAAGCGTTTTATCTCTTTTGAACAGCCGTCAAAAATTTCAAAATCCCGTTCATCATTTACGAGCAGAAAATCAGCGCCGCTGTCAAATGCGTCAAACAATACTTTTGAAGCCAATTTTATAGCGATTTCTTTATTTACATTAAATATTTGAGCTCCACTTGGTGAGTTTTGCGCATCAAATTTCACATTTTTCAACGCAAAAATTTTTAAAAAATTGCTTAAATCATCGCCATAAACGGCAACATTAAAATCTTTAAAATTATGCTTTGGCGTAAAATCGGCAGGAATTTGAGAAATTTTTTTATATTTATAAGGTCTAAACGCTAAAAATCTGCACAAAAAATCATACGTTTTTTCCGTTTCAAAAGGTTCATTTAAAAAATTCGGATGTGTAAAATAAGGCATTTGCGCTTTTACGATGTTTAAAATTTCATCTTTTTTGCTTGGAAATTTTTCAAGCAGATATTTTACAAAAACAAAACCGCTAAGCCCGAAAAAATCATCCACATATTTTTGCATATCGCTTGCATAAGATAGTGAAATCAACGTATCATAATAGCTTTTTTCATAATTAAAGGCACTGAAAATTTCAAATTTTTTATCAAATTCTTCTGTAGAAAATTTCAAATCCTTATAAGCATAATATGTGCTTAAAGGCTCTATTTTAAGGCATTCGCCAAAATTTTGCAAAATCACGTCAAACTTTTCATCCAAGCTGACAACGACATCATTGATTTTACAAAATTTCACACCGTCAAACTCAAAATACGGATCATCTGATTTTATATCATTTAATAAAGCGCGAAGTGTGTTAAAATCAAAATTTTCATAAAAATAAGGTTTATAATAGCTCGTAAAATCAATATTTGAATCAAATCTAAAAAGTCTAATATCAAGCATAATTTTTCCTTAAAAATTTTTAGTTATTTTACAAAAATATAGCTTATAAAGAGTTTTCAAGTTAAATTTTTGTAAAATCTCGCGAAAAAAGGATAAAAATTGGCAAATTTTTTATATACACTTTCACACAGCCCGATTGATGCATATTTTACGAAAAATTCACGCGATTTTATCGTGCGCGAAGTGCCGCTTTATGATTTTAGCGGAGATGGCGAGCATTGCGTGATTTGCTTGCAAAAAAAAGATCTTACCACTTTCGATGCGCTTCATATTTTAAGTGAACATTTAGGAGTTAAAATTAGAGATTTCGGCTACGCGGGTCTTAAAGACAAAGATGGTCTTACTTCGCAATTTATAAGTTTTCCGGCAAAATTTGTAGCGGACATTGAAAATTTTTCGCACGAAAAAATTAAAATTTTAAGCATAACAAAACATAAAAATAAGTTAAAAATAGGACATTTAAAAGGAAATAACTTTTTTATTCGTTTAAAAAAAGTTTCGCAAATTGATGCACAAAAAATACAGGCGGCTTTGCAAACTATCGCAAATCAAGGTTTTGCAAACTATTTCGGTTATCAAAGATTTGGAAAATTCAGCGATAATTTCGAACAGGGCGAGAAAATTTTAAAAGGAGAGAAAAAGTTTAAAAATCCTAAAATGCGAAATTTTTTAATTTCCGCATTTCAAAGCAAACTTTTTAATAAATATTTGGAAAAAAGAGTTGAAATTTCAAAAATGGCAGGCGAGTTTTCTGGCGCACAGCTGGCTAAAATTTATGATTTACAAGACGATGAAGTTTCTTCTATCATTAATCAAAAGCAGTTTTTTAAAATTTTAAACGGCGACATTTTAGGACATTTTCCACACGGTAAATTTTTTGTCTGCGAAAATTTAAATGATGAAGTTCAAAGATTTTTAAGACGCGAGATTTCACCTAGCGGACTTTTGCTCGGAAATATCAAACTGAAAAGCCAAATGCTTTCTGCGCGTTTTGAAAATGAAATTTATGAAAAATGTTACGCATATTTACCGCAACTCAACGGCACATTTCGCTATTTATGGAGTTTTATAGAAAACGCAAACTGTATTTATGACGAACAAAACGCGCAACTAAACCTGGAATTTTACCTTCCGAAAGGCTCATACGCAACCGTGATTTTAGAAGAAATTTTACACAAAGAAATTAACGAAATTTAAGCGATTTTTAGTTAAAATCAAAACTTCGGTGCGGCAAGTGGTCGCTTGAAAAAGAGGAAAGTCCGAGCTGCTATAAGACAGGATTGCGTCTAACGGACGCCGAGGGCAACCTTAGGGAAAGTGCAACAGAAAACAGACTGCCGATTTTCTTTATTTTGTGCAAAATGTTATTTGAAATACGCTTAAATTAACGTCTGAAATTTAAAAATTTCACTTTTAAAAGCACAAATTTAAATGTGTATAAAATAAAGAAAATCGGCGATGGTGAAACGGTGAGGTAAGAGCTCACCAGCATTTTTGGAAACTTAAATGGCTTTGCAAACCCAATCTGCAGCAAGAAGTTATGGTTTTGTCTTATGATTTTGATACTTCGCTGAAATCGCTTTGCAAAAAGCGATGTAGATAAATGGCCACAAAAACAGAACTCGGCTTACAGCCGCGCCGAAACATAACAACCCGCGTAGGAATTGTAAAAACATTCTTTTAGTTTAAAATTGAAATTTATAAATCTTTGCAAAATTTTCTAAATAATCGAATATGCTTAATAAAAGCGCTTATTTTTAGTTTTAAATAATTATATTTTACCGTTACCACAGCGATACATAAGTGAGTTTTGATTTTGCTTTTTAACAATTTTATAGTTTAAATGATTAAAATTTCGCTTTTTACTTGCATTATCACTTATATCTATAAATAATATTTTAAATAGTTTTGCGTAATCGGATAAAAATTTTGATTTAAACTGTTAAGTTAATTTGCTACGCTGATTTTTATCTGTTTATTTCAAGTCATTAAAAAACTTAGAAATTTCAGTTTTTTCGTCTATTTGTTTTTAAATGAGTTAATGAAAAATCGCCAAGTAAGCCGTCTACAATACTCTTCTTATTTATTTTGAAATTATAAATAATTTTTTAAGTTTAATTTAATAATTTAGTTTAATATTAAGACCTTGTTCTTAAAATTATAAATTATTTTCATATACGACTTACATTTGCTTTATATTGAGATTATTTTTTAAAAAATAATCGCTGATAAAAAATTAGCTTTAAAATTTGTGTAATTATTTTATTTACAGCTTGAATTTTAGATTGTAAAAAAATCACTACGAAGTTTTTTTATTATAAACACCATAACTCTTCAAGCTATTTTTAAATGCGTAAAAAACTTATATAAAGCAGGAATTTAGCGCTATTCAAATTGTATTTTTCGCGCTTATTATTTTAACATTACACTTAAAATTTAAATATGAAATTTATAAAAAAGATTTTGTGAAAATTTAAAAAATCTTTTAAATTTTTAATAGAATTTTTTAAAATCGACTATTTTGGATTAATAATATGGAGTTAAAAAAGGCGGAAATTCGCCGAAATAGCAAAATTTCCGCTTAAAAAAAATTATAATTTATCGGCATTTTTGCCAAGATAATCTGCAACGCCTTGTGGATTTGCTTTCATAGCTTCTTTGCCTTTGTTCCAGCCTGCCGGACAAACAACGCCATTTTCGTTTGTGAAAAGCATAGTATCGACCATTCTAAGCATTTCATCGATATTTCTGCCAAGTGCATCATCATTTAACACCATGTGGCGAACAGTTCCGTCTTTGTCAAGTAAAAACGAACCTCTAAGCGCAACCGCATTTGCATAAAGCACATCAAAACTTCTTGCGATATCTTTTGTAATATCGGCTACTAACGGATATTTTATTTGACCGATACCGCCCTTATTTATAGGTGTATTTTTCCACGCAAGATGCGAAAATTCATTATCCGTGCTAATACCGATAACTTCAATACCACGATCCTTAAAATCCTGATATCTGTGATCGAATGCGATAATTTCGCTAGGACATACGAATGTAAAATCTTTCGGATAGAAAAATACAACCGCCCCTTTCGGGCCTAAATTTTTATAAAGATTAAAATCATCTACTATTTTATTGTCCCCTAAAACAGCAGTCGCTGTGAAATTCGGCGCTTTTTTTGTTACTAACATTTTTTCTCCTTATATTTTTTTAAAGCGATTTAATTTTATTGTTTATTAATAAATATTTTTTTAATAAATAAAATTTATTTTTTGATGATTTTTGTTTTACTGTTAAATTTAATATTCATTTTGTATAAAAACAGCTTAAAAATTAAGAATTTTATATAATTTTCATAAAATTCTGCTAATTCAAAAAAAGTCAAGTTTTGAATGATTTTATTCAATTTTATATTTCAAATAAAAATCATAACTTATTTAAAAAAATATTGATATTTTCATTACATTAATTCAATTGGCGTTTTGAGCATTATTTTAACGCATTCTATAATACTTTAAAAGTTTAATCGCCGCCAACCGAATCATTTCAACTTAAAATTTTTATGATTTGAAATTCAAAAATTTAAGGTCTTTTTATCGCAACTGATTTATCATATTTTTTGTGTAATAAAATTTTTATAATACCACTTTTAAAGCTTATTAAATTTACTCGGACGAAATTACGTAGCCGCTTTAAATTAAAATTCTAAATAGTATTGTTTGAATTTGCAAAGAAATTTTTAAATTAAATAAATTTTATGTAGTTTAAAATTTAAACTTTCTTTTTCAGTCAATGATCTATTTTAGCTTTAAAATAATCGGATTTTTATTATAATCATTTTAAAGCGAAAACTGATTTCAAATCATTGGTCATTTAAAGCTGAAAAACCTGTTTATCTTTTTCATAATTTTTTGTCATAAAAGTTATTTTTTTGCCAAAAATACGGCGAAATTTGCCCATTTAAATATAACTTCAACTATCTTAAAGCCTGCATTTTTAAGCATTTGGCGATTTTCCGTTTCGCTGAAAGGAATTAAAATATTTTCCAAAGCTTTTCTTTTTTGTGCTATTTCAAAAGCCGAATATCCTTGCTTTTGCTTATAATTTTCATAAATTTCAATCATTTGAGCAGCCAGAGTTTTATCATCATAAATTAATTTTTCAGCCATAATTAAAATGCCGTTATTTGCAAGATTCGAATAAATTTTCGCTACAAAATCGGATCTTTTTATAGGGCGAATGAACTGCAAAGTATAGTTTAAAATAGCGCAATCAAAGCCTTTTAAATCGCAATTTAAAATATCTTCATTTTTAAAATCTATTTTAGCGCCGTGCGCCATAGATTTTCGCTTTGCTATTTTCAGCATACTTTCAGAATTATCTACGCCGAAAAGTTCAAAATCAGGGCGTTTGTGATGAAGCGCAATCAAAAATTCAGCCGTCGAACAACCAAGATCGATAATTTTTGCTTTCTCTTTTAAACTTCGCGCCAAAATTTCGCCTGAAAGCTCGCAACTTTCGCGGTAATAAGGCACTGATCTAGAAATCATGTCATCGAAAACGCTTGCCACATTTTCATCGAATTCGAATTGTTTTTTTATCTCATTTTTAAAAATTTCATCTTTCATTTTTGCCCTTTAAACTGATTTCAGCATTTTGTATATCTTCTGAAATTTGTGATTTTAATGCATTTAAATCACTAAATTTTCGGTTTTCGCGCAAGAATTTTATAAATTTAATCCTGCAATTTTTATAATTTTTATCACTGAAATTTTCTAAAATATGCGTTTCGATTGCAAAATTTCCATCGGTGCTTTCACGCACGCCGATAAAACTCACACTTTTTTGCCATGCGCTGTTATCAAGACTGCAAAAAGATGAATAAACACCGTTTTTAGGCAAATAGAAATTATCCGCCAGAATATTTAAAGTCGCTACCAAAGAGACTTTTCCAAGCCCCTGCCCTTTGACAATTTCTCCTGAAATTTCATAATCTCTTCCAAGAAATTTTTTTGCATTTTCAAGTTCGCCTTTGTCTAAAAAATCCTTTATCAAAGAGCTGTGTACACCGATACCTTCGATTTTAAACTCAGGCATTACATAAACTTCCCCGGAAAAATTTTTTCGCAAAAAGTTTGTATCGAAAGCGCGATCTTTACCGAAACGAAAATCGTATCCGACTACAATTTTATTTAAATGCGGAAATTTTTCGCTTAAAAAATCTAAAAACTCACCGCCGCTTAAATTTCGCAAAGTATTCAACTCAAAATAAATAAACGGCAAATTACTGAAATTTTCTCTGAATTTATAAGGCGTCAAATTTTTATTTTCATTTAAAATTACCACTACAGCGCCATTTTCGCTCAGTTTTTTAATCAAAACCTGATGAGCTTTATGAATTCCGTCAAAATTTCCAATTGCAATTTGCGTAATATTTTGCATAAAATTTTGCAAATTTCGGCTCATTTCTGCTTCACCCAATTTAGTTTTTTAAGATCAAAACCGTTATTTTTGGCACTTTGAGAATAAAGATAACGAATAATTTCCGGCATTGTTTTTGTGCGAGAAAGCATAAACAGCTCTTTTCCGTCATCTGAAAAAATTAAGGCGTAATCGTAATTAGGCTCAATTTTAACAATATTATAAGTTTTTTTAAGCATAAATTTATTTATTTCAAAACTGCCGACTGTGGATCCTAACGGAAAATTCAAATTTGAAACTTGCAATTTTTGTGGTTTTTCACCGATATTTGATGATTTCATAACGCTTACTTCACCGATTTTATCGGCATAAAATTCCAAAATTACATTGTTTTCATCATTTTTACCGTCATAATTTGCAATTTCATACCAAAGACCAAGAAATTTTGAAAGTTCGAAATTTGCAACAACTTCGGCTTTAAAAGTGTCCGTGTTTTTTTGTGCGCACGAACTGATAAAAACAGCAAAAAATAAAAAACATATGATTTTCTTAAACATCTTTTTCCTTTTGTATTAAATAAAAATATTCATTATTGCCGTTTTTACCGGCAATTTGACAAAGCTCGCAGAGCAGAATTTCAGCACCAGAGCTATAAATATTTTGCTCAAAAAGCGCTTTTGCCAGTGCAATTTTTTTTTCATCTTTA from Campylobacter hominis ATCC BAA-381 carries:
- the cmoA gene encoding carboxy-S-adenosyl-L-methionine synthase CmoA, with translation MKDEIFKNEIKKQFEFDENVASVFDDMISRSVPYYRESCELSGEILARSLKEKAKIIDLGCSTAEFLIALHHKRPDFELFGVDNSESMLKIAKRKSMAHGAKIDFKNEDILNCDLKGFDCAILNYTLQFIRPIKRSDFVAKIYSNLANNGILIMAEKLIYDDKTLAAQMIEIYENYKQKQGYSAFEIAQKRKALENILIPFSETENRQMLKNAGFKIVEVIFKWANFAVFLAKK
- a CDS encoding bifunctional riboflavin kinase/FAD synthetase — protein: MGEAEMSRNLQNFMQNITQIAIGNFDGIHKAHQVLIKKLSENGAVVVILNENKNLTPYKFRENFSNLPFIYFELNTLRNLSGGEFLDFLSEKFPHLNKIVVGYDFRFGKDRAFDTNFLRKNFSGEVYVMPEFKIEGIGVHSSLIKDFLDKGELENAKKFLGRDYEISGEIVKGQGLGKVSLVATLNILADNFYLPKNGVYSSFCSLDNSAWQKSVSFIGVRESTDGNFAIETHILENFSDKNYKNCRIKFIKFLRENRKFSDLNALKSQISEDIQNAEISLKGKNER
- a CDS encoding lipocalin family protein, with protein sequence MFKKIICFLFFAVFISSCAQKNTDTFKAEVVANFELSKFLGLWYEIANYDGKNDENNVILEFYADKIGEVSVMKSSNIGEKPQKLQVSNLNFPLGSTVGSFEINKFMLKKTYNIVKIEPNYDYALIFSDDGKELFMLSRTKTMPEIIRYLYSQSAKNNGFDLKKLNWVKQK
- a CDS encoding peroxiredoxin, producing MLVTKKAPNFTATAVLGDNKIVDDFNLYKNLGPKGAVVFFYPKDFTFVCPSEIIAFDHRYQDFKDRGIEVIGISTDNEFSHLAWKNTPINKGGIGQIKYPLVADITKDIARSFDVLYANAVALRGSFLLDKDGTVRHMVLNDDALGRNIDEMLRMVDTMLFTNENGVVCPAGWNKGKEAMKANPQGVADYLGKNADKL
- a CDS encoding HdrB C-terminal domain-containing protein, which produces MLDIRLFRFDSNIDFTSYYKPYFYENFDFNTLRALLNDIKSDDPYFEFDGVKFCKINDVVVSLDEKFDVILQNFGECLKIEPLSTYYAYKDLKFSTEEFDKKFEIFSAFNYEKSYYDTLISLSYASDMQKYVDDFFGLSGFVFVKYLLEKFPSKKDEILNIVKAQMPYFTHPNFLNEPFETEKTYDFLCRFLAFRPYKYKKISQIPADFTPKHNFKDFNVAVYGDDLSNFLKIFALKNVKFDAQNSPSGAQIFNVNKEIAIKLASKVLFDAFDSGADFLLVNDERDFEIFDGCSKEIKRFSNRDLPNFYVLKFDEFLALASGEKPASLENHKLKVTLI
- a CDS encoding fluoride efflux transporter FluC yields the protein MFYTILCVGTGGFVGAILRFLFYFGFAQFFSQKYIFIATICVNIIGSFIIGFVLNIATTYAINYNFKNFLVTGLLGALTTFSTFTYENAVFLNHGEISKFFLNITMSIILCLIFCFLGIYTAKIIH
- the truD gene encoding tRNA pseudouridine(13) synthase TruD, with protein sequence MANFLYTLSHSPIDAYFTKNSRDFIVREVPLYDFSGDGEHCVICLQKKDLTTFDALHILSEHLGVKIRDFGYAGLKDKDGLTSQFISFPAKFVADIENFSHEKIKILSITKHKNKLKIGHLKGNNFFIRLKKVSQIDAQKIQAALQTIANQGFANYFGYQRFGKFSDNFEQGEKILKGEKKFKNPKMRNFLISAFQSKLFNKYLEKRVEISKMAGEFSGAQLAKIYDLQDDEVSSIINQKQFFKILNGDILGHFPHGKFFVCENLNDEVQRFLRREISPSGLLLGNIKLKSQMLSARFENEIYEKCYAYLPQLNGTFRYLWSFIENANCIYDEQNAQLNLEFYLPKGSYATVILEEILHKEINEI